A stretch of Campylobacter gracilis DNA encodes these proteins:
- a CDS encoding superoxide dismutase, with product MFRSRALPFDPRANKIVSLQSLKFHHGGLCEDYVSTLNRDIADTPIQNADLFTIITQSFREARGEECEFSQISKLYQICLGFSRIFNNASEIYNHDFYFDCIAQPSKPSGELTDALAQAFGGIENFKSEFLKRAMGLFGSGWCWLVCDERGANLEIITTQNADTPIARGKIPLLACDLWEHAYYIDYQNARKSYVESFLRFADFGFASDAYSWAKKQGLSSVKLYISELHPAASSRCDCGYCG from the coding sequence GTGTTTAGATCCAGGGCGCTACCTTTCGATCCGCGCGCAAATAAAATCGTGAGCTTACAAAGCTTAAAATTCCATCACGGCGGGCTTTGCGAGGACTACGTCTCCACCCTAAATCGAGACATAGCGGACACGCCGATACAAAACGCGGATCTTTTTACGATCATCACGCAGTCTTTCAGGGAGGCGCGCGGCGAGGAGTGCGAGTTTTCGCAAATTTCAAAGCTTTATCAAATTTGCCTAGGCTTTAGCCGTATTTTTAACAACGCCTCTGAAATTTACAACCACGATTTTTACTTCGATTGTATCGCGCAGCCCAGCAAGCCTAGCGGCGAGCTAACGGACGCTTTAGCTCAGGCTTTCGGCGGGATAGAAAATTTTAAAAGCGAGTTTTTAAAGCGCGCGATGGGGCTTTTTGGCAGCGGCTGGTGCTGGCTCGTATGCGATGAGCGTGGCGCAAATTTAGAAATCATCACGACGCAAAACGCGGACACGCCGATCGCACGCGGCAAAATTCCGCTTTTAGCCTGCGATCTTTGGGAGCACGCCTACTACATAGATTATCAAAATGCGCGCAAATCCTACGTGGAGAGTTTCTTGCGTTTTGCGGACTTCGGCTTTGCAAGCGACGCCTATTCCTGGGCGAAAAAGCAAGGGCTTAGCTCCGTGAAGCTCTACATCAGCGAGCTTCATCCCGCCGCATCTTCGCGCTGCGATTGCGGCTACTGCGGCTAG
- a CDS encoding DNA-deoxyinosine glycosylase, whose protein sequence is MSQTHPFKPIFDENSKILILGSFPSVVSRNFGFYYANPQNRFWRVLAGILNAPPPASTDEKIKFLLTRGIAIYDAAICCEIKGSSDAKMTAVVPANLEPIFSGARIVQVYANGGKAHEICEKYLKTQILNATGKEPVKLPSTSPANANFGFERLVREWTIVADVLKMT, encoded by the coding sequence ATGAGCCAAACCCACCCTTTTAAGCCGATTTTCGATGAGAATTCTAAAATTTTAATCCTCGGCTCCTTCCCCTCCGTCGTTTCTCGTAATTTTGGCTTTTATTACGCAAATCCGCAAAATCGCTTCTGGCGCGTGCTGGCCGGGATTTTAAACGCGCCGCCGCCTGCGAGCACGGACGAAAAGATAAAATTCCTGCTCACCCGCGGCATCGCCATCTACGACGCTGCGATCTGCTGCGAGATAAAGGGTTCGAGCGACGCCAAAATGACCGCCGTCGTGCCTGCAAATTTAGAACCGATCTTTAGCGGCGCACGCATCGTGCAAGTTTACGCAAACGGCGGCAAGGCGCACGAAATCTGCGAAAAATATCTAAAAACTCAAATTTTAAACGCAACGGGCAAAGAGCCCGTCAAGCTGCCGTCCACGAGCCCTGCGAATGCAAATTTTGGTTTTGAAAGGCTGGTGCGCGAGTGGACGATCGTCGCGGACGTGTTAAAAATGACTTAA
- a CDS encoding molybdopterin molybdotransferase MoeA, whose amino-acid sequence MMEFEKFESAMGRFASTVQKSSRIEKVAITQALGRILATDVAAPFSTPRRPTAAMDGYALKGADLSEGAKFKIVGTTPAGKMPSAAAKAGECVKTFTGGLMCEGSDTLLPIENVQVQGSEIVVTKPVPAGFAVRAAGESYREGELLLRSGTKLGFSQIALLAELGLFHISVFVRPKVAILATGSEIKDLGERLENDAQIYSSNHIALANLVTQLGYEAMIMPIARDDEKELEGAILSALQSADILLTSGGVSVGDYDFVQSTLQSKFELIVKGAAIKPGRHVRVAKTGEKYIFAFPGFPLSALITCILFLRVFLQRSFGVHESTEFSAILDHDYVKKTPWLEFIPAVLQNRDGRLFVSLQSKRQGSSAILNNLDDDSVLLVAPLEVKELKKGELVRVISVPKI is encoded by the coding sequence ATGATGGAATTTGAAAAATTTGAAAGTGCGATGGGGCGCTTCGCAAGCACGGTGCAAAAGTCTTCGCGCATCGAAAAAGTTGCGATCACGCAGGCGCTGGGGCGTATTTTAGCTACCGACGTCGCGGCGCCTTTTAGCACTCCGCGCCGCCCGACCGCCGCGATGGACGGCTACGCGCTAAAGGGCGCGGATCTGAGCGAGGGGGCGAAATTTAAGATCGTCGGCACGACGCCTGCAGGCAAGATGCCTAGCGCTGCGGCAAAGGCGGGTGAGTGCGTCAAAACCTTCACCGGCGGGCTCATGTGCGAGGGCAGCGACACGCTTCTGCCGATCGAAAACGTGCAGGTGCAAGGCAGCGAAATCGTCGTCACTAAGCCCGTTCCTGCAGGCTTTGCCGTGCGCGCGGCGGGCGAGAGCTACCGCGAGGGCGAGCTTTTACTTCGTAGCGGCACGAAGCTCGGCTTTTCGCAGATCGCGCTGCTAGCCGAGCTTGGTCTATTTCACATAAGCGTATTCGTCCGCCCAAAAGTAGCAATCCTAGCCACCGGTAGCGAGATAAAAGACCTCGGCGAGAGGCTCGAAAACGACGCTCAAATTTACAGCTCCAACCACATCGCGCTTGCAAATTTAGTAACGCAGCTAGGCTACGAAGCGATGATAATGCCGATCGCGCGCGACGACGAAAAAGAGCTAGAAGGCGCTATCCTATCGGCTTTACAGAGCGCCGACATACTTCTAACCAGCGGCGGAGTGAGCGTCGGAGACTACGACTTCGTGCAAAGCACGCTGCAATCAAAATTTGAGCTCATCGTAAAGGGTGCGGCGATCAAACCGGGCCGCCACGTGCGCGTAGCCAAAACCGGCGAAAAATATATCTTCGCATTCCCGGGCTTCCCGCTCTCGGCGCTCATTACGTGCATTTTATTTTTGCGCGTATTTTTACAAAGATCTTTCGGCGTGCACGAAAGCACGGAATTTAGCGCAATCTTGGATCACGACTACGTAAAAAAGACGCCGTGGCTGGAGTTTATACCCGCCGTCTTGCAAAACAGAGACGGACGGCTTTTTGTTAGCCTACAAAGCAAAAGGCAGGGCTCCAGCGCGATTTTGAACAATTTAGACGACGATAGCGTCCTGCTCGTCGCGCCGCTAGAGGTCAAAGAGCTCAAAAAAGGCGAACTCGTGCGCGTAATCTCGGTACCTAAAATTTAG
- a CDS encoding MFS transporter, with protein MLKSVLPLSFIIATRFFGLFILLPVLSLYSLSLHGANESLVGLLFGIYAIMQVILQTPFGVLSDKIGRKKTLAIGLALFIVGACVCAASESIYTMIFGRFLQGCGAVGAVATALISDFTREEERGKAMAVMGAMIGVSFGVAMILSPLLSAKFGLASLFHLSSALTLLCLVLLFFVVPTEPHIRSLRQKVPLGSLLSDKNLMLMNLTNFFQKAFMTAAFFLIPILLVQKFGLSKSDLTKIYALGAIFGFTAMGASGALGEKRALAKQILLIGICFFIASYLIFAFASGASAFVVGVMLFFVGFNAHEPIMQSLASKFAKVAQKGAALGIFNSFGFFGSFLGGLCGGALFGKIGIEALGIGVAVLGVIWLVLLSRLSDPKLFKNLYFPKGGDFSALQGVKGIIEIYETDGELVVKFNSKLINEDQIYKIVGGK; from the coding sequence ATGCTAAAAAGCGTCCTTCCGCTTAGTTTTATCATCGCTACGAGGTTTTTTGGATTATTTATTTTGCTGCCCGTGCTTAGCCTGTATTCATTGAGCTTACACGGCGCAAACGAAAGTCTAGTGGGGCTACTTTTTGGAATTTATGCGATTATGCAAGTGATTTTGCAAACGCCATTTGGAGTGCTAAGCGATAAGATTGGGCGAAAGAAAACCCTTGCGATAGGGCTGGCGCTTTTTATCGTGGGCGCTTGCGTTTGCGCGGCGAGCGAGAGCATTTATACGATGATTTTTGGGCGCTTTTTGCAAGGCTGCGGTGCCGTAGGAGCCGTAGCCACCGCACTAATTAGTGATTTTACGCGAGAGGAAGAGCGCGGCAAGGCGATGGCGGTAATGGGCGCGATGATAGGCGTGAGCTTTGGCGTAGCAATGATTTTAAGTCCGCTTTTAAGCGCTAAATTTGGACTTGCCAGCCTATTTCATTTAAGTTCAGCGCTTACGCTTTTATGCTTGGTGCTGCTTTTTTTCGTAGTACCTACCGAACCGCATATCCGCTCCCTGCGCCAAAAGGTTCCGCTCGGCTCACTTTTGAGCGATAAAAATTTAATGCTTATGAATTTAACGAATTTTTTTCAAAAAGCTTTCATGACGGCAGCGTTTTTTCTAATTCCAATTTTGCTCGTGCAAAAATTCGGACTTTCCAAAAGTGATTTGACCAAAATTTATGCTCTAGGCGCGATATTCGGCTTTACTGCGATGGGTGCGAGCGGCGCTTTAGGCGAAAAGCGCGCACTAGCTAAGCAAATTCTACTTATCGGCATTTGCTTTTTTATCGCTTCGTATTTGATTTTTGCGTTTGCTAGCGGGGCGAGCGCTTTCGTGGTGGGCGTGATGCTCTTTTTCGTGGGATTTAACGCGCATGAGCCCATTATGCAAAGCCTTGCGTCCAAATTTGCCAAAGTCGCTCAAAAAGGCGCCGCACTTGGGATTTTTAATTCGTTCGGATTTTTTGGCAGTTTTTTGGGCGGGCTATGTGGCGGTGCACTTTTTGGCAAAATCGGCATCGAAGCGCTAGGCATTGGTGTCGCGGTTTTGGGTGTGATCTGGCTTGTGCTACTTTCTAGGCTGAGCGATCCAAAACTTTTTAAGAATTTATACTTTCCTAAAGGTGGCGATTTTTCCGCACTGCAGGGTGTCAAGGGCATTATTGAAATTTACGAGACCGATGGCGAACTCGTTGTGAAATTTAACTCAAAACTGATAAATGAAGATCAAATTTATAAAATCGTAGGAGGCAAATGA
- the dcuC gene encoding C4-dicarboxylate transporter DcuC, giving the protein MVLIGASTAAAAKATQLSILDYVFIYKIPAALPTSIVMGIALVFWNRYLDKKEGWVCSEHVGEVMEFDGAVQNPEAAAPKIYAILPFLPMILVVVFSQYCIASIKLDISAIIILSIVIAMLFEAVRHGFKFDPIAEGVKVFFQAMGKSLSGVVILIIAAGVFAEGFKALGMLDSIVGLANSLGFGGFGMSVLFVVITTLVTIISGSNGASFYPLIEMVPHIAAKLNVNSVMLVLPMHQASTIARPLSPVAGVVVAIAGMLKCSPLDIVKRCSVPAVLGLVSHHIFVFLLSL; this is encoded by the coding sequence ATGGTACTCATAGGCGCATCGACCGCCGCCGCGGCGAAGGCCACGCAACTTAGCATTTTAGATTACGTTTTCATCTATAAAATTCCGGCCGCGCTTCCGACCTCGATCGTGATGGGTATCGCGCTCGTTTTTTGGAACAGATATCTGGATAAAAAAGAGGGCTGGGTGTGCAGCGAGCACGTGGGCGAAGTGATGGAATTTGACGGCGCCGTGCAAAATCCCGAGGCTGCCGCGCCTAAAATTTACGCGATACTGCCGTTTTTACCGATGATTTTGGTGGTCGTATTTTCGCAGTACTGCATCGCTTCTATCAAGCTTGACATCTCAGCGATCATCATCCTTTCGATCGTCATCGCGATGCTTTTTGAAGCGGTCAGGCATGGGTTTAAATTTGACCCGATTGCCGAGGGGGTCAAGGTATTTTTCCAAGCGATGGGCAAGAGCCTAAGCGGCGTCGTGATCCTTATCATCGCAGCGGGCGTATTTGCAGAAGGCTTTAAGGCGCTAGGCATGCTCGATAGTATCGTAGGGCTCGCAAATTCACTTGGCTTTGGCGGATTTGGCATGTCGGTGCTTTTCGTCGTCATCACGACGCTTGTTACGATCATCTCTGGCTCAAACGGCGCGAGCTTCTACCCGCTCATCGAGATGGTGCCGCATATCGCAGCCAAACTAAACGTGAACTCCGTGATGCTCGTACTACCGATGCATCAGGCCTCGACTATCGCTCGCCCTCTCTCGCCCGTCGCAGGCGTGGTCGTCGCGATAGCCGGTATGCTAAAGTGCAGTCCGCTCGATATCGTCAAACGCTGCAGCGTGCCGGCGGTCTTGGGCCTCGTTAGCCACCATATTTTCGTATTTTTACTCTCGTTGTGA
- a CDS encoding toxin-antitoxin system YwqK family antitoxin: MKFLNTSALKLLFPFLALGAQALEPKIVMQPEPVLKNGLYFVADKPYSGALKVLHYSVEDLYDVNFMGVVYPRAKPLPPTLIREIDVKDGTAVLQRDYFDGRDKPSNEYPLKNGLYDGVAKSYYADGGELKSQSEYKAGKREGFYKLYYQGNGKLKQQGAYKADRREGVFTDYYESGEVSARHTYKGGLRNGKDVDYYKSGKVRGMRSYKEGKRQGVEKWYHANGALREAGAYKDDRKQGVWRLFYEDGKTRVAENFKDGERDGAVREYYPSDALQGEYEFERDRQTGTSKQYYADGALAAKVMFRDGRKHGLYETYHENGALKARVTFKDGLETGTAKHYYADGKLEAEGEFERGRLVRAKKYDESGKLISDKSDKNGLTRE; the protein is encoded by the coding sequence GTGAAATTTTTAAATACAAGCGCATTAAAACTTCTGTTTCCGTTTTTGGCGCTAGGCGCGCAAGCTCTGGAGCCAAAAATCGTAATGCAGCCCGAGCCGGTCCTGAAAAACGGTCTGTATTTCGTAGCGGATAAGCCCTATAGCGGGGCGCTCAAGGTGCTGCACTACAGCGTCGAGGATCTCTACGACGTAAATTTTATGGGCGTCGTCTATCCCAGAGCAAAGCCGCTGCCGCCCACGCTAATCCGAGAGATCGACGTAAAGGACGGCACTGCGGTGCTTCAGCGCGATTACTTTGACGGCAGAGATAAGCCCTCAAACGAATATCCGCTAAAAAACGGTCTGTACGACGGCGTCGCAAAGAGCTACTACGCAGACGGCGGCGAGCTGAAGTCGCAGAGCGAATACAAAGCCGGCAAGCGCGAGGGCTTTTACAAGCTGTATTATCAAGGAAACGGCAAGCTAAAGCAGCAGGGCGCGTATAAAGCGGATAGGCGCGAGGGCGTTTTCACCGACTACTACGAAAGCGGCGAAGTAAGCGCGCGCCATACGTATAAGGGCGGACTGCGAAACGGCAAGGACGTGGATTATTACAAAAGCGGCAAAGTGCGCGGCATGCGGAGCTACAAAGAGGGTAAGCGGCAAGGCGTAGAGAAATGGTATCACGCAAACGGCGCGCTAAGAGAGGCCGGCGCATACAAGGATGACCGTAAACAGGGCGTTTGGAGGTTGTTTTACGAGGACGGTAAGACACGCGTAGCAGAAAATTTTAAAGACGGCGAGCGCGACGGCGCCGTGCGTGAATATTATCCAAGCGACGCGTTGCAGGGCGAATACGAGTTTGAGCGCGACAGACAAACGGGCACGAGTAAGCAATACTACGCAGACGGCGCTCTTGCGGCGAAGGTGATGTTCAGAGACGGGCGCAAACACGGGCTTTATGAAACTTACCACGAAAACGGCGCGCTCAAGGCTAGAGTGACGTTCAAAGATGGCCTGGAGACGGGCACGGCGAAGCACTACTACGCAGACGGCAAGCTCGAAGCCGAGGGCGAGTTTGAGCGCGGTAGGCTCGTGCGCGCCAAAAAATACGACGAAAGCGGCAAGCTAATCAGCGACAAATCCGATAAAAACGGGCTAACGAGGGAGTAA
- a CDS encoding M3 family metallopeptidase, with protein MELPRWTFEDAYGDFDDARFTDALSNLDEILGEIEELLGAGGGLNLLINAYERGFEEANSLLAFCRCKSSGDTKDERVGAAEAKIREKFLRLERTKEIIFEKIDALDPSDTARQTQEFARIKFLYDERKSSWRAKFDAKERKIYEDAAASSFAPLYGVFRHLNNLIAVQATDKNGVKSIYNLSKCAGVLKGSPDATLRKSVFDGLAEHYDKHASLYADVLNLLQGFRLGEFRAAETDILTPSLQQNKISEQAVTAMFAALDRRSDKIRECVSLRAKYFPQGKIYACDLLAPSPFASTEEIPYERAIETICEALGEVSEEIPEFIKMMLDKNWIEAQVRGNKAGGAFYTRFDKFRQPRVFSSYMGTQAHMIQQAHELGHAWHYWIMRDLPALHTQFPMTLAEAASTFNEAVLRNYLRKNSADKNLTFDILWQELKSAANFMLHIGVRFDFEIAFLKARQKGAVGVAQIEELMQKAWRGRYGDTTQDAEGFLPYFKLHFYKTDQYIYNYPYTVGYLLSQFLLDEFRRSGDKFISAYKAFLRECGVMSVEALLQKHFGKDARTLEFWLECVDNALIYADEFKRLEERIKFDKSKDRAE; from the coding sequence ATGGAGCTTCCTAGATGGACGTTTGAGGACGCGTACGGCGACTTTGACGATGCGAGATTTACGGACGCGCTGTCAAATTTGGACGAAATTTTAGGCGAGATAGAGGAGCTGCTAGGTGCGGGCGGCGGACTAAATTTACTAATAAACGCATACGAGCGCGGATTTGAGGAAGCAAACTCCTTGCTCGCGTTTTGCCGCTGCAAATCAAGCGGCGACACCAAAGACGAACGAGTAGGCGCGGCCGAGGCGAAAATCAGGGAGAAATTTTTGCGTCTTGAGCGGACGAAAGAGATCATTTTTGAAAAGATAGACGCGCTAGATCCCTCTGACACCGCGCGCCAAACGCAGGAGTTTGCGCGGATAAAATTTCTTTACGACGAGCGCAAAAGTAGCTGGCGGGCAAAATTTGACGCAAAAGAGCGTAAAATTTACGAAGACGCGGCGGCTAGCAGTTTCGCTCCGCTTTACGGCGTATTTAGACATCTAAACAACCTCATCGCCGTGCAGGCTACTGATAAAAACGGCGTAAAAAGCATCTACAATCTCTCAAAATGCGCGGGCGTTTTAAAGGGCTCGCCTGATGCGACGCTGCGAAAGAGCGTGTTTGACGGGCTGGCGGAGCATTACGATAAGCACGCGAGCCTGTACGCGGATGTTTTAAATTTGCTTCAGGGCTTTAGGCTGGGCGAATTTAGGGCAGCAGAGACGGATATCCTCACGCCTAGCCTGCAGCAAAACAAGATCAGCGAGCAGGCCGTAACGGCGATGTTTGCGGCGCTAGATCGCAGATCGGACAAGATCAGAGAGTGCGTGAGCCTGCGCGCGAAGTACTTCCCACAGGGTAAAATTTACGCCTGCGATCTGCTCGCGCCGTCTCCTTTCGCTAGCACGGAGGAGATCCCCTACGAGCGGGCGATAGAGACGATCTGCGAGGCTCTGGGTGAGGTTAGCGAGGAAATTCCCGAATTTATTAAAATGATGCTGGATAAAAACTGGATCGAGGCGCAGGTGCGCGGAAACAAAGCAGGCGGCGCATTTTATACGAGGTTTGATAAATTTCGTCAGCCGCGGGTGTTTTCTAGCTACATGGGCACGCAGGCGCATATGATCCAGCAGGCGCACGAGCTCGGACACGCGTGGCACTACTGGATCATGCGCGATCTGCCCGCGCTGCACACGCAGTTTCCTATGACGCTAGCCGAGGCTGCTAGCACCTTTAATGAAGCCGTGTTGCGAAACTATCTGCGAAAAAATAGCGCGGATAAAAATTTGACCTTTGACATCTTGTGGCAGGAGCTAAAATCGGCGGCAAATTTCATGCTACACATCGGCGTGCGGTTTGATTTTGAGATCGCTTTTTTAAAGGCTAGGCAAAAGGGCGCGGTCGGCGTGGCGCAGATAGAAGAGCTCATGCAAAAGGCGTGGCGAGGACGCTACGGCGATACGACGCAGGATGCGGAGGGCTTTTTGCCGTACTTTAAGCTACATTTTTACAAGACCGATCAATACATCTACAACTACCCCTACACCGTCGGCTACCTGCTTTCGCAGTTTTTGCTGGACGAGTTTAGGCGCTCGGGCGATAAATTTATCAGCGCGTACAAGGCGTTTTTGCGCGAATGCGGCGTGATGAGCGTCGAAGCTTTGCTGCAAAAGCACTTCGGCAAGGACGCGCGAACGCTGGAGTTTTGGCTTGAGTGCGTCGATAATGCGCTAATTTACGCAGACGAGTTTAAGCGGCTCGAGGAGCGGATAAAATTTGATAAATCAAAGGACCGAGCGGAGTAA
- a CDS encoding mechanosensitive ion channel family protein has translation MKKSIISFLTISLFSVALAFADLNTTGEGSFVETNSSAPEANLTLENNKTEIKKEVAKILSKSLGAEDGNKTEVINMIAEKVAKTETSQKKAPNGETLISVIKEIKKLNLQRSSLLNGGDANASKNELDAIDRNKAKLFDRLPFAITQQDMDIESIMSYAQNKKNIQTTLKKYAKKQSSPEYVNASADLEKMEMAEIFYTSLMKIEDMFVNGASRSALESELSSTLLNIQTRDFSKLNDLKNNLSSQEQIDALESKINDLKNDKQTYDEVLTYLSRNSDLLASSVVFTSLNFKSVIDYINDKIPFKLSHVNFGKLILITLITLFFYSLRRLLANIIYFVFKFFNKSFSLDSETLKTQVVGIIKRPMGILLIAYSVDICLSIFYYPAPVPIKFANLFSIIYVVLWAWLIIEIIDGYGIVVLGNITKKGVRKDIINLVVKILYVIVIIIAALLVLKRLGFDISALMASLGIGGLAIAFATKDIIANFFSSVMLLFDNSFSQGDWVVLGDIEGNVVETGFRKTTIRTFDNALVFVPNSNIMAQNIKNWSRRKVGRNLKLTVGVEYGASTAQLRKCVNDIKEMLKSHPGIAQSADTALNSKDFRMRYRQNMVSIDDLAGYKSTMFVALDSFGDSSINILVYCFTKTVIWANFIQTKEDVLFKIMEIVEQNGLSFAFPSQSVYIENIPEIASECVKSKVNSNDKGEQNG, from the coding sequence ATGAAAAAATCTATAATCAGCTTTTTAACGATTAGTCTTTTTAGCGTCGCTTTAGCGTTTGCAGACCTCAATACGACCGGCGAGGGAAGCTTTGTAGAGACAAATTCTTCCGCTCCAGAGGCAAATCTTACTTTAGAAAACAACAAAACCGAGATCAAAAAGGAAGTCGCTAAAATTCTATCCAAATCCCTCGGTGCGGAGGATGGCAATAAAACTGAAGTAATAAATATGATCGCAGAAAAGGTCGCCAAAACGGAGACTTCGCAGAAAAAAGCTCCTAACGGCGAGACGCTTATCTCTGTAATCAAAGAGATTAAAAAGCTAAATTTGCAGCGTAGCTCCCTGCTTAACGGCGGCGATGCCAACGCGAGCAAAAACGAGCTGGACGCCATCGATCGCAATAAAGCCAAGCTCTTTGATCGCCTACCTTTCGCGATTACGCAGCAGGATATGGATATCGAAAGCATAATGTCGTATGCGCAAAATAAAAAGAACATCCAAACTACACTAAAAAAATACGCCAAAAAGCAGAGCTCTCCCGAATACGTAAATGCAAGCGCGGATTTAGAAAAGATGGAGATGGCAGAGATCTTTTATACCTCGCTTATGAAAATTGAGGATATGTTTGTAAACGGCGCAAGCAGAAGCGCGCTTGAAAGCGAGCTAAGTAGCACGCTACTAAATATCCAAACTAGGGATTTTAGCAAACTTAATGATTTGAAAAACAATCTAAGCAGTCAAGAGCAGATAGACGCCCTAGAGTCTAAAATCAACGATTTGAAAAACGACAAGCAGACCTACGACGAGGTGCTTACGTATCTATCGCGAAATAGCGATCTGCTCGCAAGTAGCGTGGTTTTTACGAGCTTAAATTTTAAATCGGTAATCGATTATATCAACGATAAAATTCCGTTTAAGCTCAGCCACGTAAATTTCGGCAAACTCATTCTAATCACACTGATTACGCTATTTTTCTACTCGCTTCGCAGGCTGCTTGCCAACATCATCTATTTCGTATTTAAATTCTTTAATAAAAGCTTTTCGCTGGATAGCGAAACTCTAAAAACGCAAGTAGTAGGCATCATCAAGCGTCCGATGGGTATTTTACTGATCGCTTATTCGGTCGATATCTGTCTTAGTATATTTTATTATCCGGCGCCTGTGCCGATAAAATTTGCAAATTTATTCTCGATCATTTACGTGGTGCTTTGGGCATGGCTCATCATCGAAATTATCGACGGTTACGGCATTGTCGTGCTTGGAAACATCACGAAAAAAGGCGTCAGAAAAGATATCATAAATCTAGTCGTTAAAATTCTATATGTCATCGTAATCATCATCGCCGCACTTTTGGTGCTAAAGCGTCTGGGCTTTGACATCTCGGCGCTTATGGCATCTCTTGGAATCGGCGGACTTGCGATCGCGTTTGCGACCAAAGACATCATCGCAAATTTCTTCTCATCCGTGATGCTATTATTTGATAACTCGTTCTCGCAAGGAGATTGGGTCGTATTAGGAGACATAGAAGGAAACGTCGTAGAAACGGGCTTTAGAAAGACGACGATCAGAACCTTTGACAACGCTCTTGTTTTTGTGCCGAATTCCAACATAATGGCGCAAAATATCAAAAACTGGAGCCGCAGGAAGGTAGGACGGAATTTAAAGCTTACCGTGGGCGTCGAATACGGCGCGAGCACGGCTCAACTGCGAAAGTGCGTAAACGACATCAAAGAGATGTTAAAATCTCACCCGGGCATCGCTCAATCTGCCGATACGGCGCTAAATTCTAAAGATTTTCGTATGCGCTATAGACAAAATATGGTCTCTATCGACGATTTAGCGGGCTATAAAAGCACCATGTTCGTGGCGTTAGATAGCTTTGGCGATTCGTCCATTAATATTTTAGTTTACTGCTTCACAAAAACCGTAATATGGGCAAATTTCATCCAAACCAAAGAGGATGTTTTATTTAAAATAATGGAGATCGTGGAGCAAAACGGACTATCGTTTGCCTTCCCATCGCAGAGCGTTTATATCGAAAATATCCCGGAAATAGCAAGCGAATGCGTAAAATCAAAAGTAAATTCCAACGATAAAGGAGAGCAAAATGGCTGA
- a CDS encoding transporter permease has product MTAGIIIGTVVLFIVGWAIVRGKYAPLVLFLSGVFMLICSVALGTGNFMPKQAVATGNAYLNIIEFIRYMFSNRFASLGLIIMFMVGFASYMTHIGANHAFVSIATKRFARIKNPYVMVFVAFAMAKLISMVITSAVGAWRTMSCAARTRTHLAWTKQAHRRFDLRDVVSRLNGTHRRIDRRRGEGHAT; this is encoded by the coding sequence ATGACTGCGGGCATTATTATCGGCACGGTAGTGCTGTTTATCGTGGGCTGGGCGATAGTGCGGGGCAAGTACGCGCCGCTCGTGCTTTTTCTTTCGGGCGTTTTTATGTTGATCTGCTCGGTCGCGCTAGGCACGGGGAATTTTATGCCCAAACAGGCCGTAGCGACGGGTAACGCCTACCTAAACATCATCGAGTTTATCCGATATATGTTCTCAAACAGATTTGCAAGCTTAGGCCTTATCATCATGTTTATGGTCGGCTTTGCGAGCTATATGACGCATATCGGCGCGAATCACGCTTTCGTCTCTATCGCTACGAAGCGCTTTGCTAGGATCAAAAACCCATACGTCATGGTTTTCGTCGCATTTGCGATGGCTAAGCTCATCAGCATGGTTATCACGAGCGCGGTGGGGGCTTGGCGTACTATGTCTTGCGCTGCTAGGACCCGTACTCATCTCGCTTGGACTAAACAAGCTCACCGTAGGTTCGATCTGCGCGATGTCGTGAGCCGCCTCAATGGTACTCATAGGCGCATCGACCGCCGCCGCGGCGAAGGCCACGCAACTTAG